From a region of the Burkholderiaceae bacterium DAT-1 genome:
- a CDS encoding type II toxin-antitoxin system prevent-host-death family antitoxin — MRTMTSAHAQNHFGEMLDVARREPVTITRRGRPVAVVVSIEDLRDLAAGRALDALTRYRQAADQDQREAISETDLLDLIANAH; from the coding sequence ATGCGCACCATGACCTCTGCTCACGCCCAGAATCATTTCGGGGAAATGCTCGACGTGGCCAGACGTGAGCCGGTGACCATCACTCGGCGTGGCCGTCCGGTTGCGGTGGTGGTGTCCATCGAGGATCTGCGGGACTTGGCCGCAGGCCGGGCGCTGGATGCGCTGACGCGCTACCGCCAAGCAGCGGATCAGGATCAGCGAGAGGCGATCAGTGAAACCGATTTGCTGGATCTGATTGCGAATGCACACTAA